In Actinomycetota bacterium, the following are encoded in one genomic region:
- a CDS encoding helix-turn-helix transcriptional regulator, which yields MDEEQMQAIEALLPQLEALQGQPFGQRLGRLREEKGLTQGELARAAGITRPYLTQVEGGRTPSAELQVRLAHCLGLDDMDVAILTGTLTAADFAKGLRIQRLIDAIREHLPAELYAEFLALLSPDSGVTSWATRMATLAGVEDFQPAEPLPGWSKLTAAHRRLIQQLVAKLVLAQQAEEVGTDGD from the coding sequence ATGGACGAAGAACAGATGCAGGCCATCGAGGCGCTCCTCCCGCAGCTCGAAGCGCTGCAAGGCCAGCCGTTCGGTCAGCGCCTCGGTCGGCTCAGGGAGGAGAAGGGCTTGACCCAAGGCGAGCTTGCTCGCGCTGCGGGTATCACTCGCCCGTACCTGACCCAGGTCGAAGGCGGCCGCACCCCGTCAGCCGAGCTGCAGGTCCGTCTCGCGCACTGTCTCGGGCTCGATGACATGGACGTCGCCATCCTCACCGGCACACTCACAGCCGCCGACTTCGCCAAGGGCCTGCGCATCCAACGACTCATCGATGCAATCCGCGAGCACCTGCCTGCAGAGCTCTACGCCGAATTCCTCGCGCTCCTCTCTCCAGACTCCGGCGTCACTTCCTGGGCGACCCGCATGGCAACCCTGGCAGGCGTCGAGGACTTCCAGCCCGCGGAGCCCCTCCCCGGCTGGTCGAAGCTCACCGCCGCCCACCGCAGACTCATCCAGCAACTCGTCGCCAAGCTCGTGCTCGCGCAGCAGGCGGAGGAGGTCGGTACCGATGGCGATTAG
- a CDS encoding helix-turn-helix domain-containing protein has product MERLLTVAEMAERLSVKASWLYGKVACGGIPHVKVGRYVRFDAAEVLAWLREHGGQ; this is encoded by the coding sequence GTGGAACGGCTGTTGACGGTGGCCGAGATGGCGGAGCGCCTGAGCGTGAAGGCGAGCTGGCTGTACGGCAAGGTCGCGTGCGGGGGCATCCCGCACGTCAAGGTCGGGCGCTACGTGCGGTTCGACGCGGCGGAGGTGCTCGCATGGCTCCGGGAGCATGGCGGGCAGTAG